One genomic window of Sardina pilchardus chromosome 15, fSarPil1.1, whole genome shotgun sequence includes the following:
- the traf3ip2l gene encoding E3 ubiquitin ligase TRAF3IP2 isoform X1, producing the protein MSCCPQPHSVNYPQEDDETLSKDGAMDSALGSPQPKHCSPSSDFNSSPFQFPNGSGQPTRRQCKTPDLSISSEKSSYVPYQRPLGLPAGYSQPTPFPSRTEESQSTLNLHKGVWHHPMPACDSSLDSYSAGPLPSFVISGSYSHYQSERSFSQPCCGSLPLPGRCSPDQSGLEQPCSLHSLPMPAALQNVHLYPHPQWRMACCPQCPMEVLRIDPVPHQAPGNPRHYLPPCPNGIGPLHRNSIHREHSLVNPGPKSDQARLSFEQRKVFVTYETDNDEHVKEVINFVALLRHNGFYTHIDMFEQQFRSINKIDFMERYISEKDYLIIFVISPKYYETVTSTTTYPEDDETLNTVYIHKQLQNEFIQNGCKNFRFIPILFPGAKKWHVPRWLQNTHIYSWPRDHDDILRRLMRVEKYNPPPIGPLPTIVSVPI; encoded by the exons ATGAG CTGCTGTCCTCAGCCACACTCAGTCAACTACCCCCAGGAGGACGATGAGACTCTGAGCAAAGACGGTGCAATGGACAGTGCCTTGGGCAGCCCTCAGCCAAAACACTGCAGTCCATCCTCAGACTTTAACAGCTCTCCCTTTCAATTCCCAAATGGCTCTGGCCAGCCTACCAGGAGACAGTGCAAGACTCCCGACCTTTCCATTTCCAGTGAAAAGTCCAGTTATGTCCCCTACCAGCGTCCGCTTGGACTCCCAGCGGGCTACAGCCAGCCTACGCCATTCCCGAGCCGGACGGAGGAATCTCAGAGCACCCTCAACCTGCACAAAGGTGTCTGGCACCATCCAATGCCCGCCTGTGACAGCTCGTTGGACAGCTACTCAGCTGGACCTCTGCCCTCCTTCGTGATCTCTGGAAGTTACTCCCATTACCAGTCAGAGAGGAGCTTCTCCCAGCCCTGCTGCGGCTCCTTGCCCCTCCCAGGGAGGTGCAGCCCCGACCAGAGTGGTCTGGAGCAGCCGtgctctctccactccctccccATGCCAGCTGCGCTGCAAAACGTCCACCTTTATCCCCACCCACAGTGGAGGATGGCCTGCTGTCCCCAGTGCCCCATGGAAGTGTTGAGGATAGACCCAGTACCCCATCAGGCCCCTGGGAACCCCAGACACTACCTGCCCCCCT gccctaATGGGATCGGACCTTTACACAGAAACAGCATTCATCG agaacacagtctCGTGAACCCTGGACCAAAGTCGGACCAAGCACGACTCTCCTTTGAACAAA GAAAGGTGTTTGTCACATATGAGACGGATAATGACGAACATGTGAAGGAGGTCATCAATTTTGTGGCATTGCTTAGGCACAATGGCTTCTACACTCAT ATCGACATGTTTGAGCAGCAGTTCAGAAGCATCAACAAGATAGATTTCATGGAGCGTTACATCAGTGAG AAAGACTACTTGATTATTTTTGTCATCAGTCCGAAGTACTATGAGACGGTGACCAGCACAACAACCTACCCAGAGGACGATGAGACCTTAAACACTGTTTACATTCACAAGCAG CTTCAGAATGAATTCATTCAGAATGGCTGCAAAAATTTCAGGTTCATACCTATTTTGTTTCCAGGAGCTAAGAAG TGGCACGTACCAAGATGGCTTCAGAACACCCACATATACAGCTGGCCAAGGGACCACGATGATATTCTGCGACGGCTGATGCGTGTGGAGAAATACAATCCCCCACCCATTGGACCACTTCCCACTATCGTCTCTGTTCCCATCTAG
- the traf3ip2l gene encoding E3 ubiquitin ligase TRAF3IP2 isoform X2, producing MDSALGSPQPKHCSPSSDFNSSPFQFPNGSGQPTRRQCKTPDLSISSEKSSYVPYQRPLGLPAGYSQPTPFPSRTEESQSTLNLHKGVWHHPMPACDSSLDSYSAGPLPSFVISGSYSHYQSERSFSQPCCGSLPLPGRCSPDQSGLEQPCSLHSLPMPAALQNVHLYPHPQWRMACCPQCPMEVLRIDPVPHQAPGNPRHYLPPCPNGIGPLHRNSIHREHSLVNPGPKSDQARLSFEQRKVFVTYETDNDEHVKEVINFVALLRHNGFYTHIDMFEQQFRSINKIDFMERYISEKDYLIIFVISPKYYETVTSTTTYPEDDETLNTVYIHKQLQNEFIQNGCKNFRFIPILFPGAKKWHVPRWLQNTHIYSWPRDHDDILRRLMRVEKYNPPPIGPLPTIVSVPI from the exons ATGGACAGTGCCTTGGGCAGCCCTCAGCCAAAACACTGCAGTCCATCCTCAGACTTTAACAGCTCTCCCTTTCAATTCCCAAATGGCTCTGGCCAGCCTACCAGGAGACAGTGCAAGACTCCCGACCTTTCCATTTCCAGTGAAAAGTCCAGTTATGTCCCCTACCAGCGTCCGCTTGGACTCCCAGCGGGCTACAGCCAGCCTACGCCATTCCCGAGCCGGACGGAGGAATCTCAGAGCACCCTCAACCTGCACAAAGGTGTCTGGCACCATCCAATGCCCGCCTGTGACAGCTCGTTGGACAGCTACTCAGCTGGACCTCTGCCCTCCTTCGTGATCTCTGGAAGTTACTCCCATTACCAGTCAGAGAGGAGCTTCTCCCAGCCCTGCTGCGGCTCCTTGCCCCTCCCAGGGAGGTGCAGCCCCGACCAGAGTGGTCTGGAGCAGCCGtgctctctccactccctccccATGCCAGCTGCGCTGCAAAACGTCCACCTTTATCCCCACCCACAGTGGAGGATGGCCTGCTGTCCCCAGTGCCCCATGGAAGTGTTGAGGATAGACCCAGTACCCCATCAGGCCCCTGGGAACCCCAGACACTACCTGCCCCCCT gccctaATGGGATCGGACCTTTACACAGAAACAGCATTCATCG agaacacagtctCGTGAACCCTGGACCAAAGTCGGACCAAGCACGACTCTCCTTTGAACAAA GAAAGGTGTTTGTCACATATGAGACGGATAATGACGAACATGTGAAGGAGGTCATCAATTTTGTGGCATTGCTTAGGCACAATGGCTTCTACACTCAT ATCGACATGTTTGAGCAGCAGTTCAGAAGCATCAACAAGATAGATTTCATGGAGCGTTACATCAGTGAG AAAGACTACTTGATTATTTTTGTCATCAGTCCGAAGTACTATGAGACGGTGACCAGCACAACAACCTACCCAGAGGACGATGAGACCTTAAACACTGTTTACATTCACAAGCAG CTTCAGAATGAATTCATTCAGAATGGCTGCAAAAATTTCAGGTTCATACCTATTTTGTTTCCAGGAGCTAAGAAG TGGCACGTACCAAGATGGCTTCAGAACACCCACATATACAGCTGGCCAAGGGACCACGATGATATTCTGCGACGGCTGATGCGTGTGGAGAAATACAATCCCCCACCCATTGGACCACTTCCCACTATCGTCTCTGTTCCCATCTAG